A region of the Vibrio chagasii genome:
ACAGCGGCTATGGACGTCCTTGGTTCTACTTCTATGCCTTACGGTGACGAAACAGTTGAGTTCGGTGGCAAGTACGCGCGTATGAGCATGTTCGATGCGATCAAGCACTACAACCCTGAGCATGCTGAGATTCAAGCACTAACAGAAGCAGACCTACAAGACCGTGAGAAGATGGTAGCAATCGCGAAATCTGTACACGTTGAAGTAGAAACGTTCTGGACATGTGGTCAGCTTCTTGAAGAGATCTTTGGTGAAACGGCTGAGCCTCAGCTAATTCAACCAACGTTCATCACAGGCTACCCAGCGGATATCTCTCCTCTAGCTCGTCGTAGCGATGACAACCCGTTCTTCACAGACCGTTTTGAGTTCTTCATCGGTGGTCGTGAAGTAGCGAACGGCTTCTCTGAGCTTAACGATGCACAAGACCAAGACGAGCGTTTCAAAGCGCAAGTTAACGCGAAAGACGCGGGTGATGATGAAGCAATGTACTACGATGCAGACTACATCACAGCACTAGAGCACGGCTTACCACCAACAGCGGGTCAAGGTATCGGTATCGACCGTCTAGCAATGCTATTTACAAACACGCACACAATCCGTGACGTGATCTTGTTCCCGGCAATGCGCCCACAAGCGTAACTCTCGCTTACGGGTCGTAACACCCAATAAAATTTAAAAGCCACCTTCGGGTGGCTTTTTCTATTTTTAGAGCTCAAAACCTAGTCTGTACCGCACTCTTGATTCGAAAAATCACTATTTCTGACATAGTCTTACTATTGAGACATAAAATCTAAGATAGTCTCACTACTATACGTCTCTGCGCTGAATACGATCTCGTGGCATCTAGCCGAACGAAAAGCGATGAGTCGTATTAGTCTGATTTAAATAAAAATAGAATAAGGAAGAAGGATGGGAACTCAATTTAAGATGGATTCCTTACCAGGTTCTCTTATCGTCGTTGGTGGTGCGTACGAACCCTGGTTATCTGTATTAGAACAAGTGGGTTGGCAGTGTACCCAGTGTGCTGACTTGCGAAAAGCGGATGCCTTGATTGCTGATATTGGCCCATGTATTGGTATTGTCGATCTCAGCCATGATGAATTCAGTCTTAATGGTATTGCTAACCTTGTGAGTAACAATAAGCAAGTACGATGGCTCGCTTTTATCCGTGAATCGCAATTAAGCTCTGATACGATCTGCCAATTTATCGTTAACTTCTGTATCGACTTTTTCACGGCACCTATCCCTGATGCTCAGCTATTGAGTACGATTGGACATCAGCTGGGAATGCTCAAGTTAGAACAGAAAGTATGGCCAAATTACGGTATCAATAACAATATGGGCTTACTGGGTGACTCAGTTGCTGTGAAGCGCTTGAGAGATCAAGTCAAGCGTATTGGTCCAACCGATGTCAGCATCCTGATTTATGGAGAGAGCGGCTCAGGCAAAGAGACGATTGCACGCTCTATTCATCAAAACTCCTCACGATCTCAAAAGCCATTTCTAACGGTGAACTGCCGTGCCTTGTCTGAAATGAGAATAGAAGCTGAGGTATTTGGAATATCAGCACAACCAACGTCTTCTCCTTGTATGCTGGAAGAGGCCGATGGTGGCACCATCTTGCTCAATGATGTTTTGGCGATGCCACGTAATCAACAGTTGAATCTGCTGCGTTTTCTACAAGAAGGCAAGATTGAGACCGCAGAAGGACCTAAGTCTGTTGATGTGAGAATTCTGGCTGCGAACTCCTCTGATATCGAGAAAGCACTGATAGAAGGGGACTTCAATGAAGAGCTTTATCACTATATCAATGTGCTGCGCATTCATGTGCCGAGCCTGAAAGAGCGTGTAAGCGATATCTCCGTACTAGCTGATCACTTCCTACGAGAGTATTCGAAAGAGTTTAATGCTCAGGCTAAGAGTTTTTCAGACGATGCCATTCGTTCGATGAATCGCTACCACTGGCCAGGCAATGTTCGCGAATTGATGAATCAGATAAAGCGTGTTGTGTTGATGTCGGATGCAGTGATCATCGAAGATCACCAACTAGATTTACCAAAACAGAATGATGAACGACGTAGCTTGAAGAGTATTCGTGAACGTTCAGAGCGCGATGCGTTGTTAATTGTTTTGGAATCATACGGTGGTCAGGTTTCGCTGGCAGCTAAAGAACTTGGTGTATCACGGGCAACCATGTACCGTTTGTTGAATAAACACAGCCTTATTTCTGAGGGAGTGGTGTAGAACTTTCTTCTAAGTCATTCAATCTGTTCGTGTAAATTTAAGAGCCACGCATCATGCGTGGTTTTTTTTGTTGCTAGTCGTTACGTTTATGTTCGAACAACTGAGAGATGAACTCTAAGTCGTTAAGAGAGATATGCTGTGATTTTATATAACCATAGTGAATATGTTATATGTAAATGAATATGCAACTGATATTTCAGTCGATTGCATTGTTTTAAAAATGTTAACCAATTAGCGGTTGAATAATATACTCACTTGGTTAGACTTTAACCGTGAAAGCAACGATTTAATAAAGACTTGTCTGCTTTTACTTCCCCATTTCTTTTTGGATTTTTTAGTTAGCTTGGAGGCGCAAATGAAACATTTCGATTTTATACAGCACATTTGCGCGTCGTTTGATCCGTGTACTGACATGGTGACTGTTATGTCACAAATCTCAGCCATGGCCGATCGAAACACCCAAGATAAACCTAACTAATAGATCCGTATCCTTATTTGGCTGCGGAAAAATAGCAGCTAAGTGAGAAGCCCTCATACTATCTAACACGCTATTTTTCCTCAGTTGACTCAACAACTGGAGAGTTATTATGCGTCACTCAGTATATTTAAAATTAGCAACAGTCCTTATCCGTGCCGATCTTCGTCGTGAAGAGCGGGAATGGCAGCGAAAAGTACGTCGTAGTTCACTAGACCTACCTTGGCACAACACTCATTTGCTAAGAGATATTGGCCTTGAAGCCGATGGTCGTCCAATTGGTTTCTCTGAGCCTGAAGTTGTCACCATTGAACGTCGCGTTCGTCATCTTCGTCGTGTTCTTAGCGCGCGAATACCGACGTAATCTTTCGGGGTTGATCGCACCTTTCAACCCCTTAAATCATTGACGGTGATAGTTAGGTGTCAAAAGTGAGCGCTTTTGAACTAGAACTGGACAAAAAAGAGAAGCATTGGCTTCTCTTTTTTGTTTTTTTAATCGAGAAAAATCAACGTGCCCTAGTAAAGAAATAGAGTTCTACTAAGCTATAGAGAGCAAGGGAGGCCGGTTATGCAAAAGCATCAGTTAGACATGTGGCTACATGGAGAGCACAAAGACTCGTATCAAATCCCCAAAGTGTACGTTATTGGCTGTTCCGATATCTCGGAATATCTGCTGGCTGTGGAGTACAAACACAAGCTTGAGCCGGTAAAACAAGATGGTGAGCCACTTCACTTTGGATCTTTGGATCAAGTGAAAGAGGAGTTACTCCGGCTAGGGTTTGAAAAGGCCTATCTTCGCTTGCACAATGCTTATGACGAATTTGGCAGTGAGCCAAGTCAAAGCTACTGTGATATCGAATTAGCGTTGAAACCTCATTGATCAAAGAACGTAACTCACTGATATTGTTTCGTACTAATGTTTATTGGGCTATGCGTAATGCGTCGTCAGCAAGTTGTGAGTAAATTGAGTTCGCAAATAAAACCCACGAGGCTTGGTCTTGATGGGCTTTCCACTGGCTCCATAAGCTTCGGTTAACACGCGACTGTTTGCGGCCTTTGGACGTAAGTGTAGGGCTTCTCCATGCCTTGCCGTGATCTGTTCAACGTTCCCTAAAACGATCAACTCCATCAACTCTTCCCAGTCTCTCTTTAGGAGTTCGTTCTCAGCTTCACTTGGTGTCCATAGTAGTGGTGATCCAACGTGACGTTCTGCCAGCGGGATTTCTCTTTCCCCTTCTACAGGGATCCACAACACTTTAGACAGTTTATTGCGAACATGGCTGGTTTCCCATGTCAGTCCTTGCACTCCCATTAATGGCGCCACACAAACAAAGGTGGTTTCAAGTGGCTTACCAGAATAGCCAATCGGAATACTCTTTAGCTCGATGCCTAGCTTCGCGAAATCCTGTTCTGGTTTACTGCCGGCAGGTGCGCCTAAGTGCCATTCTAACAGTTGCCCAACCCAGCCTTTGTCTCGCTTAAGATCGTTTGGCATGTCCATCTCTGCTTCATCAGCGAGCTCTTTGAAGGTCATCCCGGCAATCGCGTAAGCTCTGTCTAACAACTCTTGTTGTGTTTGTGGTTCTGGTTTCATAATAAAAGGCATGATCAAAAAAATGATTTTATCAGAAGTTATCACCAAATGACGACTGGTTAAGAAATGATCTCCTAGTCGAAGAAGGGATCAAACTTAGGGTTATCCACAGGACATAAAGGTAATTAATTGAAATATTAATTTAGTGGATAAATAAACAGGGGTTTTTGGTGGATAAAATGCTTGCCAAATGGGGTGTAAAATGAATCTTTCACTTGGTAGTGTGGATAAACACCGGGGTGGTTGATCTTTGAACAGCTTGTGTTTTTAAAAGATCTTTTGAGTTTTGACTGTGCTTTGATTTTTTATTTTTATTTTAAGGTGTTGATTTTTAATGTTTAAGTTTTTGTTTTTCTAGTGGGCTGGTTTTAGTGTTGATGAATCTATGGATTAAAAAAAACGATTGCGGCTAATTCTTCACATAGTTATTCACAGAAAAGGTGAATAAATGTGGTCTAGGTCTCACTATTGTGTGGGTAACTCGGATTTGAGCAAAACTTATCCATATTTGCAGATAATATTCATAAATATAGCGCTTATCACGTCACTAAGTTTGCTCCAATTGGGGATATGTGGAAAAATCAGTGTAATTAAAAATTTAGATAGAGGTTGGCCAGTGATAGATGGCGATGGTTACCGATTAAATGTTGGTATTGTAATCTGTAACAACCATGGTCAGGTCTTCTGGGCTAAACGATACGGGCAACATTCATGGCAATTCCC
Encoded here:
- a CDS encoding DUF6482 family protein, producing the protein MQKHQLDMWLHGEHKDSYQIPKVYVIGCSDISEYLLAVEYKHKLEPVKQDGEPLHFGSLDQVKEELLRLGFEKAYLRLHNAYDEFGSEPSQSYCDIELALKPH
- the vpsR gene encoding cyclic-di-GMP-binding transcriptional regulator VpsR (Not actually a response regulator, but instead a cyclic-di-GMP-binding transcription factor.) yields the protein MGTQFKMDSLPGSLIVVGGAYEPWLSVLEQVGWQCTQCADLRKADALIADIGPCIGIVDLSHDEFSLNGIANLVSNNKQVRWLAFIRESQLSSDTICQFIVNFCIDFFTAPIPDAQLLSTIGHQLGMLKLEQKVWPNYGINNNMGLLGDSVAVKRLRDQVKRIGPTDVSILIYGESGSGKETIARSIHQNSSRSQKPFLTVNCRALSEMRIEAEVFGISAQPTSSPCMLEEADGGTILLNDVLAMPRNQQLNLLRFLQEGKIETAEGPKSVDVRILAANSSDIEKALIEGDFNEELYHYINVLRIHVPSLKERVSDISVLADHFLREYSKEFNAQAKSFSDDAIRSMNRYHWPGNVRELMNQIKRVVLMSDAVIIEDHQLDLPKQNDERRSLKSIRERSERDALLIVLESYGGQVSLAAKELGVSRATMYRLLNKHSLISEGVV
- the mutH gene encoding DNA mismatch repair endonuclease MutH; this encodes MKPEPQTQQELLDRAYAIAGMTFKELADEAEMDMPNDLKRDKGWVGQLLEWHLGAPAGSKPEQDFAKLGIELKSIPIGYSGKPLETTFVCVAPLMGVQGLTWETSHVRNKLSKVLWIPVEGEREIPLAERHVGSPLLWTPSEAENELLKRDWEELMELIVLGNVEQITARHGEALHLRPKAANSRVLTEAYGASGKPIKTKPRGFYLRTQFTHNLLTTHYA